gtatgatgcggaaaggaaaaaatactagttataccttttagaaagacctcttgatcttctaccgtattcctcttctaacctcggacgttgtgtgggcaacgatcttccgagatgagaaaccaccaatgcaccttcttctccttcttgcaaggttcggccaagtcaatagctcctccaaggatgaagagaaaacaccaccaatgctccaagggataaagctttctctccttcttctccaagcttgaatccggccaccacttaatctcctagaggaagagaaggttcggccataacaaggggaagagagaacttgaaggggccggccacaccaaggaagaagagagggagaagaataataaaagttgtgtgtcatgaaggcaccccaaccccttcttttatattctttggctttggcaaataaggaaatttaattataataaaatttccttaactttccttgacatgaattaattgagaaaaataaaataaaatttcccaattaaccttataatggtcggccacctcatggagatcaaacaagacaattttcaatcaacaattaaaaaatcCTTATttatcttcggaaattttaaaaaataaaatttccctttaaaatcccttcatggttgataaaaagaaatttctataattttaaattttcaacatgtgaataatttataaagaagaaaaataaaatatctttccaacatacaaataaggaaagagatctaatctctttctttaatcttttgtagatccttttaaaagagatattttaatttttaatctcttcaataaattatatctttcacataagaaaaaaaattaaaattaaaattctttttaatttaatgggggtcggccacctaagcttgggttcaagctagggtcggccacccatgaaccaaggcttggccggccctagcttgaaccacaagctagcttggtcggcccccttattatgggtatgaaggtgggtataggtgtgtatagtactctataaataagaggctacgatagggaccgagaggaggaattgatttggtctcccgataaaattaagcatcccgcgttcgccccgaacacacaacttaattttatcaataataattcattccactagagaactattattgaactaccgcaccaatccgaaattacatttttgggctccttcttattatgagtgtgttagtctccctgtgtttaagatgtcgaatgtccactaattaagtgagttactgacaactcatttaattaatatcttaattcaagaatagtaccactcaaccttatcgtcatgtcggactaagtccacctgcagggtttaacatgacaatatttatgagctcatcttggggacattatcaacctagattactaggacacagtttccttctataatcaacaacacacactataagtgatatcatttcccaacttatcggcttattgatttatcgaactaaatctcacccattgataaattaaagaaataaatatcaaatatatgtgcttgttattatattaggattaagagcacacacttccataataactgaggtctttgtttctttataaagtcagtataaaagaaacgacctctaatggtcctactcaatacactttaagtgtactagtgtaattatttagttaagataaactaattcctaattacactacgaccttccaatggtttgttcctttccattttgatcgtgagctactgtttataatttataaggtactgataacattatcttctgtatgtgacaccacatattatgttatctacaatataaattaattgaacaactacaaacaaatgtagataatttgaccaaatatgattctttattcataataaatgtttacaaaaacttaggctttcagtatacactctaataataaCATCATCAACAGATATCCGCCTGTCACGTCGAATGTACGGCGGCAGTGAGTGGGGCACGTGGCAGTCGACTACTGGAAGGCATTAATTGGacttaattaaaaggcatggcTGTTTGCTCGGCCATAATGATTAGAGATTTGCCCGGTCTTCCAGAAATTTAGAAGACGTCAGCCGTTAACATGGGGTGCTTATTCGAGAAAGCGTAGAAAAATTTGTTAAGTGTTGTCGTTAACCATCCCGATCGGCTTCGCAGAGAAAGGAATGGTTAGTTGGTGAATGGGATCTCTTAGTCAGCAAAAATCTTTAACGCTCATTATAGTCAAATGATGCTTGGGCTCAAACTAATAAAATACGGTCGAATGACAATTAGAAGATATGACACGACCGACAACCATAACACAGAGAGTGTCTGAGCGGCGGAAGGTCACTTGAAGCACtgcttgtccagtcagtcggacttacaacctcTTTTGATTAGACTTGAGGGAAAGAATTGTGATATAGTGTAAAGGGGGGCCCACTAAATAGGGTCAAAGGACAGAGATAGCAGTCAatgtggaggtcaaaatcaaggaAGTCAACGCTAGAGAACCAACGGGCTCGCCAAAGGGGAGGCCGAGCGGAGCTCTCTTGCAGTGACCGAGCGGAGATTTGTTGTAGTGGCCGAGCAGAGCTCTGTTGCAGTTGTCGATCAGGCATGAACTGCTCGACCGGCAGAGGCTGATCCAAACAGAATGCCCATATAACCAAGATCATCAGGCACTTATCAAAGAGCAAAGGAAAGTTGGGACGATCGGAGCGTTAATTCGGTCGGGCGGAAACAAGCTACCGAGTTAAGTCATCGCAGGGAAGAGCAGCTGAGTCAGTCTAAGTGGAGGAGTTCTCAGCCGAGCGACTATCCTGCTCGACCAAGCAGAGGGATCATTGATGTATCTCTTAATATCCTTCTGGGAGATAGTGCCGCTAATACAAGGCATGGTCAATAGGcggatcgtacgacagaagcttctacTATCTTGTCAGGGATATATATGCTTTGTTAAGGTATGATATtagaggtactttcctgacaaaTCTTTTCATAGGACAAATTAGAGAACGTGGCCACACCTCGAAGAGCATGCACGTCCCCTGCCGGAGCTTTATATAAAGGGGATCCATGCATCGACGAAAATACGtattattcactattcacgctTGCGTACACTGTTGCTCCATCTTCTTTCCTCTTTTCAGTGGTTGACTTGAACGTTGAAAGGGCAACGTCGAAACTCCTTCCCTATCTCGGTACTGACGTTTCTTGTGTTACAGAATGAAACACAATCTACATCCAATCAACACAACAACTACATCCCAACTAGCcattttttcaatttttgaatAGGATCAACCTCTTTtatattcacatatatccaacaaaaATGAATATCTAAATTTCACTATGAATATCAAATTACTTGTAATGAGCTTGTTGTGTAGTGCAttaaaggaagaaagaagatattcacatatatccaacaaaaTGAATATCTAAATTTCACTATGAATATCAAATTACTTGTAATGAGCTTGTTGGGTCGTGCAttaaaaggaagaaagaagatgagATATCTACCTATATTGATATCGTCTTCTCCTCATACTTAGTATAAAATAAATGGACTGGGTGAGAAACAATTGGAGCAGGAGCATCTACCGAGTTTTGTAGTTCTCGACTCTCGAGGGTAGAAGTGCAAAATAACCCAACAGGATTAAATAGATACCCCAATCGAGGGTATAAATCGCCACCTAATCGATCCGTGTGCCTTCGCCGCAACGTTTCTCCACGCTTCGATTACCGGAGCCATTCTCGCATCACAGCCGTCCTTTCTACTGGTGTCCTCATGTGCCCTCCCTTTTATTTTCCGTTGATTTTCTGTAAATCCTTCGCGTTCTTTCCTGTCCACTTGCTCTCCTCATCAATCCGATCTCGATCCTTCTTCCGTTCCTCAATCGATCTTCGCCATGGCTACTGCTGCCGTCGAAGACGAGAAGGCGTATCCAGAGGTTGATGGATTTGTTTGGCTTGTGTTTTGTGCTGTTTCAATCTGAAAACGCGGCGACCAAtggctttttttttttctttctctcgtTGTTGCAGATGATCATGGCGGCGATCACGGCGCTGGGCGACGCTGATAAGTCAGCCATCTTAGACCACATCGACTCCAACCGACGCGACCTGCCGCCGGACCACGCGTCGCTCCTCGCGACGCACCTCGACTGCCTGACGGAGAGCGGCGAGCTGTTGCTCGTCGCCGACAAGTACTCGAAGCCCGGGGGCGCACAGTCGCAGGCGCCCGCCAAGCGCGGCCGCGGCCGGCCTCCGAAGCCGAAGCCGGAGGTGCCGTCCGGCTCCGACCTCCCTTCGCCTCGGCCGCGGGGGCGGCCGCCGAAGCCCAAGGATCCGCTGGAGGCTGCGGTGGCCAAGGCGGCCGCTGGGTTCCCTCGTGCCCGCGGGCGTCCGCCGAAGGCCGAAAAGGCTGTGGGTTCGACGGTGGGCGGTGCGGTGGTGGTCGGGGTGAAGAGAGGGCGCGGGCGGCCGCCGAAGGTGAAGCCCGCGCTTGTGGCGGAAGCGGTGTAAGCCGTCAATCTTGTGGACTGTGATCGTTTAATTGTGTTGGTCGTAGCGACAAACGTTGACTTGGGAACCTTCTTGTACACTAAATTATGACGATCATTGTGATATTGATGACGACGGCTTCCTAGCCGGCGTAGCCGCTAAGGCCTGATGGTGAATTTGTGGAGAAACTTGATTTGATCCAAAATCTCTTTTCTTCTGCGGTTTCCTCCTCTGCTGCTCTGAATTGGTTCATTACTTTGCTCATATCTGATTATGATCCGTGAGCGTTTACTTTCAAGTCTGGTAAGACTAGTAATCTAACTCTAGTATTGGAAGAGTAAGAGTTAGCCAAAGGTCAAATCTGACTAGATCTGTTCTGTCGAGAAAAAAACAAGCAAGTGATAAGATTGCATTTGGATTGGTACGGCACCAACCGCCCCGTTGGCAATCTAATCTAGCATTGAATCTGCCTAATATTCTGCAAAATCCAACGCAAAAAGATACAGACGTTTTCTGACATTTTACCAAGATTTTGAGGAACCAATAATTAGGTCGGAGATATGATGAACATAAAGCCAGCCATGGTGTCAGAGATATAAATGTTAGTTTAATTTTATCAGTTTAAATTCAAACTATTTTGAATGTTTTGGTATGTTGAAGACATTTCAAGCCTTCTAAATTTTGTCTTCGGATTTAGTTAATATGTGTATGAATATTTATTGAGTTAATTTTTAAACGTATAATGATTTATTGGATATTTGAACTTTACATACGAAGGATTATGGAttaggataaaatattttttataatttacttGTTTATATTAAATTGTTTGAGATAAGTGATatcatattttatttgttaaattatctttttttatattttaataggCCACATTAATacacattaaaaatataaaaatatataattcttttCCTTATAAAAAAATCTCTCTGATCTACATTATCAAATTACATATTTTTTTatctaatatataatttttatttaatatttttttagggTCTCATGTatattctcaaaaaaaaaatcaattttaaaatgttactattatttttaaaataaaaacctcAAACTCCTACTGATTCAAACTTATTGTCTTTTCATTTTATAAATCTCTTCAATTTTACATTACAGATGGCCTAAGGATATTCACTTCGAAGCTCTCACAATCTACATGACAGATGGGAAAGAGCTCCATCTCACAGTGGAAGGGAGTTCTTTGGATTAAATGAAAAAGGGATTCCATGATTATGGAACGActtcttaaaattttttatattaaaatatttttttaatatttataaaaaaaatcaacctcAAGAACGACTAATTTTGTTTAACAACTTTAGTCATTAAACAATAATTAATTATTAGTCATGGTTTAatagtcaattttttttaatttaaaaaatatatatataaatatatgttcaatcttatttttttcatttatcttAACATTCTCTTCCTTCTCTActtcttatttcttcttttcattCTCTATTTGTATTTGATATGGATAAACATTTCAATACTTCTTCTATAAACCTTTTGGATTCTTTAAATACGGAAGAATATAATCTTCTCAAAATACTCGCATTCCTCCAAATGTCCAATATTCTTATTTTTTCTCTCAaacacaatattttttaaaattttaaaatattttatatgttCCACAATATCCTCCAAATTTCCTAAATTTTTAAAGTTCTCATAATTTTCTGACGAATCCAAATAACGCTGCCCCAGCTCTATTTGGTATGTATCCATCGTAAGATTGGTTAGCCATGTAGGATAGATATGCTAGATGTGGGGTGAATAATGCACGTGACTTTTCAAGTTTTTTGCAAAATACAGAATACACAGTAGAAtagaaagaataaaagaaaataaatagtcgacacaagttagttttacttggtttcaTGTGAAGACTCCTACTTTAAGGCCAGCAATCGTCGATCGCTTTtcttggacaattcactatcaatttcgAATAAATACAAGTGTGAAATTACAATATTAAAATAATTGTAAAGTAAAGTATATCGATAACTACAGATCTAAATATTCTTGTGCTAGGTCGTTAGAGTAGTGTTACAGCGTCATCGAGGGCTTTTCTGAGCAGCGCGCAAGAGTGAGAGTCGTTCGGATTGTTTTGTTCAAAGTGCTGGTCGAacactccttttatagccccatctAGGCGCCTAGACTCACCCCCGGGCGCCCCCATTGGGCTGACGTGGCATGCTTTCGTCACAACTTTATTTGGTAAATTTTATCCATCTCCGGGCATCCGGATAGGTACGGGTGCCTAGACTGGTGACATGGGTCGATTCCAACTTAGCCTACGGATGAAATTTTGttgctccaggcgcctggagaaACTCTAGATTCTTGGACTGTTCGGGTGCCCAAGGTGACAAAAGCTAGCCACCTAGGCTCACCCTCGTAGCTATTGATCCAGGCGCTTAGACGTCCGGGCGCCTGGTTAAGCTCCAGGCACTCGGAGCCCTTTTTCCAGTCACCTTTCACTTTCAAACACCTACACCACAGAGTTAGAAAAACACGTACTAATATGTAAAGTACAGTAAATTTTAACAGTTTCTGGACTGTCCaatcctaactttgagtttcgctgaattTTAGGTCGGATCGACGCTTATTGTTCTCACTAtaggaaacgcgtcctcaccgaCTCTTctaaggagaaattaccttttaccaAGTCGGTTCGTCAGACCgtttggactttttctcagcatcAAAGACCTCAAGACTTTTCACTAGACGTCTGAAGACTGACCCGTCCAGTTTTCCACCTGGTATCCGTGATGTTGAcgggtggctcatatttggatgaaggttaATATGAGTgatgttatgaaagaaaaatctattaagatttttcgtaacaaaattctgttaagattttatataacagaattctattgtgatttttcataacaaaattctgttacgattttacctGGTCTGGGGTTtagcattatttatagggatcattgtaaacctattgtacaacaacaaacataagaatcattagatgtgattctcttgtgtaaagagaattctaataaagcttcgaccgtttttgtggagtaggcacgtcgtcgaaccacggtaactctttttctttctcttcttcttctccttcctcgtgtttgctctccttttgtgtgtctttgtcttgttgttccgcgcgatctcttttctctcttcctcttcttccgcggtttaGAGGTTGAGAAGTGTTGCCCTATCTTTgcgcaataattggtatcagagctacaagTTTGGCTGATTTCTTTAACATATTGGGGGCGACTTCtacgaagtttgatatggtgaagtttgacggaactGGAAATTTCagattatggcagagaagggtgaaggacttgttggtgcaacaaggcatggtgaaggcgctaggagaaagaaaaccAGAAAGTATGGAGAGATCATATTGGGAAGAACTTCAAGCGAAGGCAGTAGCAATAATCAGACTTTGTCTTATggatgacgtgatgtaccatgtcatggacgatgAGTCACCGGTGgcagtttggcaaaagctggaaagccggtacatgtcaaagtcattgacaaacaagctgtatctTAAGCAGAAATTATTTGGGCTaaagatgacagaaggaaccgatctgagccagcacatcaacaTATTTaaccagattgtaagtgatctgaagcAGGTTGATTTGAAGATCAAAAACAAAGACAAGGTGctaatgttgttgaattctctaccttcatctcctacttacgagaatttggttactactttgatgtggggtaaggaaactctcaaattggaggagatcacaggtgcgttgctaggttttcaccaaaggaagaaaacaaatgatgaagtttctcagggagaaggacttgtggtaaataacAACCAAGAGcatggtaggagcaaatctcgacatggattgAGTAACAACAGCAAGGCTCGTTCTAagtcaagaaggaagaaggtgatcacgtgctacaaatgtaGAGTCAAtggtcatatcaagagagattgtccagagataaataaatatgttgcggagaacaaaggtagttcgggaaagtctgcaaacatagttgaagaagaaaattcagagagcggtgatggagatatgctatcaattATGTCGAGTTCGGAGCAACTAACAGATGCATAGAtcttagactctgcatgttcatatcacatgactccaaacaaagagtggtttgacacctataaggcagtggattctggttcagtgttgatgggaaacaATACATCATGTAAAGTTATCGACATAGGGAACACCAGAATCAAGATGTTTaatggtgtgatcagaactttgtgtgatgtcagatatataccagagctaaggaagaaattgatctcactaggcacactggatgaCATTGGTTGCAATTACAAATCAGCCAATGGGGTGATGAaggtcagcaagggagctctgacggtaatgaaaggaaaaaaggtagcaggaaacatctacaagttgatagggactacaatTGTAGGTGGGGTCGCCTTAGTGGATTCTGAATCAGACAGTATTGTCTTATGGCATATGCGACTAGAGCATATGGGTGAatgtgggatgctagaactttaATTCTGCAAATtttgtgttcttgggaaacagagcaaaATGCAATTCAAGACGGCAACAAATAAGATGGAAGGGATGttggactacgtacatacggatctctaaggaccagccagtgtagcatcacgtggagggcacttgtattttgtgagttttactgatgatttctcacgaaaggtctaggtatactttatgcgtcacaagtcgAAAACTTTTACAAAGTTTAAACTGTGAAAAATTGAAGTGGAGAACCAGACCAGAAgaaagatcaaatgccttaggtcagaCAATGGGACTGAGTtcacagattcaaagtttcaagaattatgtgagcagcatgggataatgaggcatttctcgGTTCGCAAGACACCTCAATAGAACggggtagcggaaaggttgaacagAACAATCATttagaaggcaagatgtctcaggctgaatgcagggcttgcaaagaatttctgggcggaAGTGGTTAAGATgatatgttatctcattaatagattaccaagggcagcactagaaggcaaagtatcagaggaagtatggacagggaaacaagtagattactctcacctttgagtttttggatgtccagcctatatgcacatatctagtgaggaaagatcaaagctggatgaGAAGTCAAAGCAATGCATATTTCTGGgatatcagaaaggagttaaaggcttcaagctttgggatcctaaggcaaacaaggtggtgatcagtaGCGATGTGGTGTTTAacgagaaagctatgttacaaTGTACTCagg
This genomic stretch from Zingiber officinale cultivar Zhangliang chromosome 7A, Zo_v1.1, whole genome shotgun sequence harbors:
- the LOC122002110 gene encoding HMG-Y-related protein A-like produces the protein MATAAVEDEKAYPEMIMAAITALGDADKSAILDHIDSNRRDLPPDHASLLATHLDCLTESGELLLVADKYSKPGGAQSQAPAKRGRGRPPKPKPEVPSGSDLPSPRPRGRPPKPKDPLEAAVAKAAAGFPRARGRPPKAEKAVGSTVGGAVVVGVKRGRGRPPKVKPALVAEAV